The Streptomyces bacillaris sequence AACTGATGGCCGACGCAACGGTCGAAGAGGTCTCGCTCGGCGCTTGTTTCTGCCACGATGCCGATTGGGCGGGGCTCAGAGCAGACGGACTTTCCCGTCTGCCCTCCCGTCGGACCGATTCACCTATGACCAGTGGGAGAGTCACGGTGTACTTCGCCGCACTGCTCGCGCGCACCGAAGACGGGTGGGAAGCGAGCGATACAGAGCTCGACGATGTGGAGACCCTGTCCGACCTGACGGATCTGGCCCAGGAGGCCTCGGTGGACGAGGACACGGTCCTGGTCTACATCGAGCAGGAGGACGCCTGGTTCGGCATCCTCCGGGTGGACGGTGAGGAGGACCCCCGTATCTACGTCTCGGACGCGTCCGCCGCCGCCCGCTCCTCCTACGGGGAGATCCTGCTCACCGACGAACTGCTCGGCCGCGAACCAGGGGCCGAGGACGAGATCGCCGCGCTGGAGGAGTTGGTCGACCTGGACGGTACGGAGGACGGCGAACCGACCGGCCCGACCGGCCCGACCGCCGGGGCAACACCCTCCTCCTCCGCCACCACGGCCACGGCCACGACCGACACCAACGCCACCTCCGACTCCGATTTCGACTCCGACGCGGTCCCGGCGGGCCCGATCGGTGAGCTGGGGATCCTCGCGGACTTCGGGATCTCCGAGAAGGACCTGCTGACCCTGCGGACCGACGCGCTGACGGAGATCGCGGACGCGCTGGGGGCATCGGAGGTCCTGGAAGCGGTCCGCTAGGCCGGACCGCACGGTACGCGGGTACACGGGTACGGGTACGGGCGGCAGGTTCACGCCTGCACGCCGGGCCCACCCCCCATCCCACCCTCCTCCTCTTCCCACACCCCTTCCCACCCCTTTCCGCCCCTCATGTGTTCGCTAAGGTCCGCGGGTGACCGCACGACCTCCGAACCCTTCCTCCCGGCCCTCCCCGGATCCCGTACGCGTACCTGTGCCGGACCCCGACCCCGTACGCGATCCGTGGCAGGCCCCGATGCGCCGTGCCCTGGCCGAGGCCGAGGAGGCGGCGTCGGCCGGTGACGTCCCGGTCGGCGCCGTCGTCCTGGGCCCCGACGGTACGGAGCTGGCCGCCGCCCACAACGAGCGCGAGGCCACCGGCGACCCCACGGCCCACGCCGAGATCCTGGCCCTGCGCCGGGCGGCCGAGGCGGTGGGCGAGTGGCGCCTGACCGACTGCACCCTGGTGGTCACCCTGGAGCCCTGCACGATGTGCGCGGGCGCCCTGGTGCAGTCCCGGGTGGCCCGGGTCGTCTACGGGGCCCGCGACGAGAAGGCGGGCGCGGCCGGCTCCCTCTGGGACGTCCTCCGCGACCGCCGCCTGAACCACCGCCCGGAGGTCATCGCGGGCGTCCTGCAGACGGAGTGCGCGAGCCGACTGACGGCCTTCTTCCGCACCCGCTGACCGGGGCAGGCCCGCGCCCCCGGGAACCGATTTCTGTGCACGCCCCGGGATGGTCTAAGCTCTCTCTCGGTAGCGTGTCCGAGCGGCCGAAGGAGCTCGCCTCGAAAGCGAGTGTGGCGTAACCCGTCACCGTGGGTTCAAATCCCACCGCTACCGCTTCTGACGCCCCCTTGATCCGCGGAAACGCGATCGAGGGGGCGTTCTGCATATACGGCCCCCGCTCACGCTCACGCGGAAGCGCTACCGCACCCAATGCCCCTGCCCCCTCGGCACCCCACGGCGCCACGCCTTCTGCTCAGGAGTGGGCTCCCACATGCGCCCGCAGCCCGCGCAGTACCAGACCCACTGCTGCGGCTCGGCCGGTCCGGTCCGGCTGGTGTCCCGCCAGAGCACCCGACGCCGCGGGCAGTGGGGGCAGATCAGCGGCTGGTCCACGGTGTCCTCCCGGAGCGGGTATCGGGCCAGCGTGGCCCCGCCGCGTGGGCGGTGGTGCCCTCACCCAGTCCGACCACCCGCACGGGTGACGGCGGCGAGGGTCAGGAGGCGCGCGGATCGAACATTCCGTAGATGCCGTACGGCGGGAAGATGTCGACGCGGCGAGGGTAGTTGCCCTCGGCGCACTCGCCGCAGAGCAGATCACGGCCGGCGGACGTATGCCGCACGGCGGTGACGGGAGCCGTCCAACAGGCCTCGCAGGTACGCACATCCGTGGCCGACAAGGAGATGGTCACCCGCCCTCCACGGGATAGGCCGCGGGCCGGACGCGAGGCGGGACCCGGCACGGCAACCGGTGCAGCACGACCGTGCCGCCCGCACCGGACGCCCCGTCCACCACGACCTCCTCCACCTGCCCCGGAGGAATCGCCTCGCAACAGCGGTCACACACCACGCCGGGCCTCCCGCCACGTACGTCCCAGTTCGACGGCCTTCGGACAGGGACGGCGGCCCACCCTGCACACCGCGCAGGCCACGGTGTGGCCAAGGAACACACGATACAGAGCATCCGGCCCAGCAACCCGCTCCACGGCCGTCACTGCACCGGCTCCGGCGCTGGCTCTGGCTCTGGTTCCGCGCACCGGGGGCATCCACAGGCGGGAAGTCGCTGCGAGGTGTCCGGCTCGTCGAGCGGAATCACTTCGGCCCGCTTGCGCAGGACGCGAACGTCCCCCTCGCGATTCACCGCGTACACCTTGATCGTCATCATGGGCAGTCACCCCGTCGCGTTAAGTGAGATACGCGGACGTTAGGTAAGGGCCGCGCGCCCGCGCCAGCGATGTGCATAGCTGTGCAGCCACCCCACTCTCAGGGGCATATGGCACCCTGTCCCCTTGACCCGAACCCCCTCCCTGCTCAACGGTGTTGCACATGGCTGCACGCCATTCGATCGGAGGTAGCGGCATGTCGTTACAGTTCATCGGAATCGACCCCCAGACCGGAGACGACGAGAGTCCGACCGTGTGGGTAGACCAGGAGAAAGGCGAACTCGTCTTCCAGGGATGGAAGGCGGGCCCCGAACTCGAAGCCGAATGCGCCGCGCTCGAACTGCCCGGGCACGCCGTAGGAATCCCTGACACCGAAGCCGTGGTCCGCATCCCCGCCAGGATGGTGGACATGATCAGGAAGGCGTGCGATGCCGTCGAACGTGCCGAGCAGGTTCGCTGACCTGCTCGCCCAGTGCGAACGGTCCGCCGTCCACCTCGAGATGCGGGACGTCTACGCCGTGGACAACGAGAAAGGCCCGTTCGCCCAGTGGGAGGCCGGCTTCCGCCACGACCCGGCAGACCGCGCTTCCTGGTGGCGCCCCTGGCTCGACCTGGTAGCCGAGACCGTCGGGCGAGGCGTCGTCATACGCCGGGCCCGCATCGTGTCCGAGCCCGTCAGCGAATACATCCGCTACGAGCACTCCAACACCTTCACGAACATCGCCGCAGGGGAGCAGGTACGGTGGCTGCCTCGCCGCCGGGCTTCCGGCATCGCGCTGCCAGGAAACGACTTCTGGCTCTTCGACGACCACCTCGTCCGGTGGAACCACTTCGCAGGCGACGGCTCGTCCCAAGGCCCGGAGCACACCACCGACCCGTCAGCGGCGAAGCTGTGCGGTGAAGCCTTCGAGGCCGTATGGGAGCGGGGCGTACCGCACGACCAGTACGAAATCCGCTGACAGTTGCACCTGAACAGGCCGGCACATGACCGCTTCCCCCTCCTCATCGGCTCAGGCCGCGCGCGAGATCGTCGCAAGGCGACTGCGCGACCTCCGCAAGGGGGCCGGGCTCACGGTCACCGAGCTGGCCGCCGCGTGCGGCTGGCACCACGCCAAGACCTCCCGCATCGAGAACGCCCGCACGGCCCCCTCCGCAAGCGACATCCGCCGATGGTGCCGGGCCGTCAGCTCGGAAGCGCAGGCGGAAGATCTCATCACCCAGTCGCTGCACGCCGAATCGATGTACACCGAATGGCGCCACCAGGTCCGACATGGGCTCAAGCAGCTCCAGAACAGCTCGGTCGCCTTCTTCCGGCAGACCGAGCTGTTCCGCGTCTACTCCTCCACTCTCGTCCCCGGCCTGCTGCAGACCGAGGGCTACGCGGCCGCCGTTCTCGGCATGAGCGCCCGCTTCCGTGACCTGCCGGTCGACGACAGCGCCGAAGCCGCACGCGCCCGGGTCGACCGCTCCCGCGTCATCCACGAGCGCGGCCACCGCTTCGTCCTCCTTATCGAGGAGGCCGTCCTCCACTACCGGATCGGTGACGCCGATGCGATGGCCGCCCAACTCGGCTACCTCCTCACCGCCGGTGCCCTGCCCGCCGTTTCGCTCGGCATCATCCCGTCGACCGCGCCCCGCGCGCAGTGGCCTCGCGAGACGTTTCACGTCTACGACGACTCGCTCGTCTCGGTCGAGCTGGTATCGGCCCGTGTCCGTATCACGCAGCCCAGCGAGATCGCCCTGTACGCGAAGGCGTTCGAGGAACT is a genomic window containing:
- a CDS encoding tRNA adenosine deaminase-associated protein; this encodes MYFAALLARTEDGWEASDTELDDVETLSDLTDLAQEASVDEDTVLVYIEQEDAWFGILRVDGEEDPRIYVSDASAAARSSYGEILLTDELLGREPGAEDEIAALEELVDLDGTEDGEPTGPTGPTAGATPSSSATTATATTDTNATSDSDFDSDAVPAGPIGELGILADFGISEKDLLTLRTDALTEIADALGASEVLEAVR
- the tadA gene encoding tRNA adenosine(34) deaminase TadA translates to MRRALAEAEEAASAGDVPVGAVVLGPDGTELAAAHNEREATGDPTAHAEILALRRAAEAVGEWRLTDCTLVVTLEPCTMCAGALVQSRVARVVYGARDEKAGAAGSLWDVLRDRRLNHRPEVIAGVLQTECASRLTAFFRTR
- a CDS encoding DUF6879 family protein; this encodes MPSNVPSRFADLLAQCERSAVHLEMRDVYAVDNEKGPFAQWEAGFRHDPADRASWWRPWLDLVAETVGRGVVIRRARIVSEPVSEYIRYEHSNTFTNIAAGEQVRWLPRRRASGIALPGNDFWLFDDHLVRWNHFAGDGSSQGPEHTTDPSAAKLCGEAFEAVWERGVPHDQYEIR
- a CDS encoding helix-turn-helix domain-containing protein yields the protein MTASPSSSAQAAREIVARRLRDLRKGAGLTVTELAAACGWHHAKTSRIENARTAPSASDIRRWCRAVSSEAQAEDLITQSLHAESMYTEWRHQVRHGLKQLQNSSVAFFRQTELFRVYSSTLVPGLLQTEGYAAAVLGMSARFRDLPVDDSAEAARARVDRSRVIHERGHRFVLLIEEAVLHYRIGDADAMAAQLGYLLTAGALPAVSLGIIPSTAPRAQWPRETFHVYDDSLVSVELVSARVRITQPSEIALYAKAFEELRRTAVYGSAARALIVKAIDALT